CCCGATCAGGTTGTCTCCATACCTTCCCTCGCCGGCCGCGTCGGCTGTGCAGGCTGCGCAAGCCACAACCAGCGTCAACAACGTCAGGAACACCTTTCTGCAGGTCGATATGCTCATTTAAATTACCCCATCTCCCGTTATCAAAATTTTGTCAAAAGTTGGGTCTAATATCGAAATTATGGTCAGCCCAGCGCAAAACGACCTTATCGGGTGCGATCTGCACCACGCGCCCCTTTTTCTGCATGAAAGTATCCCCCGCTCTGACCATCAGACCATTGCCGATTCCTACGATATCCATAACCGCCACGCGCTGCTTCCCCATCGTCATGATCGCCCGAACCACGATCTCCGGAGGCATTTCCACAACAACCGGAGGCGGAACGAGCGTCACTACATCAGCCACGGGCGGACGAGGTCCCTCCGAAGGGAACATCGTCGGATCCGCGAAGGCGTAACGTCCGCCGTCCTCCATGCTGTCCACCATCGTGGCGCTGTTGGTGCGCATCTGGGAGGTGGACTGCACTTCCGCAACCATGGCGTTTAATCTTTTTTCATCCGCCTGCACCGTGTTGGCGGTGGTTTCCGGATAGTACACCTTTTCTTCGAGCAGAGTCTGAGCTTTTACGAAATTGTACCCAGCCCAGGCCGTACCTCCGATAAAAAGCAGAAAAAACAGGAGCCGAATCGTACGAACAGAGCCTCCCTCACTGCTGGATCCCGTCAGGTTTCCCCATGCTGCGCCGATTGCTTCGCCCCAACTCATCCGTTCTTCCATTCCGACTCACCTCCTGCCTGGCGTCTTGGCGACGATGGCTTCGACCAAAACATCCGCCTGTATTTCTCCCCGCGTTTCGGGTGTCTTGGATGCCGTCACCGTCAGGTTCGCCACGCGCACCGTGATGGGAAGGTTCCTCCAGTCGGACAGCACCCGCATGAACGAGTAGTAGTCCCCCTTCAGCGTCAGAGAGATGGAACTCCGGCCCTCTTTGGTCTCTCCCTGCTGACGGGTGGAGAGGATGTTGATCTCGTTCTTCTGCACGGCCTGCTGCACTTCCGCGTAAAAACCCATATCCTCCGATGCCACGTTGATCTTGTAATTTTTCAAATTGTCGAATGCTTTTGTAAACACTCTTTTTTGATCCATGAGCACCTGGGTGTCCTGCTCCAGATTGACCCTGCGCTGCTCCAGATCGTCGTACTCGGCCTGCAGAGTTTCGAGCTGTCCGTTCAGGACGTAGATCCCTCCCATCAGGCCCACACAGAACAGAAAAAAGAGAAAACCCAGTATCGTAACCTTGTTGTCGTTCACGGTTTTCCCTCCCCTACTTTCCCGAAGCCGCCCGAATTTGGCCCATGGAGCGCAAATCCAGATTCAGCGTAAAAGTGACCCTGCCGGTTTTTTCGTCCAGCGTGGAGTTTCCCAGAACCACCCCGGAAAACACTCCGCTCTGACTGAGCCCCGTGGTGAGCTGGACGATCTGCGCGTCTTCCACGGACGTCGCTTCCAGTACGGCTTTACCCGGCGCGCCCGCCGCCGCGGGAGGAGACAGCCGAAGGGAGGTGGCGGCCATGCCGGAAATGGAGGCCATGCTGTTTTCCACCGCGTTCAGAACCTCCAGCGTGGGGAGGTCGTCCTGCATGATCTTCAGCGTATCCGCGAAAACCTTTTCCTCCGCCTTCAGACGGTTGATTTCCGCCTCCAGAGCCCGCTTTTTGGAGTCCATTTCCTCGACCTGGTATTGCTTTTCCTCTATGGCTCCGCCGAGGCGGATTCTTTCAAGGGTCATTTTAACCAGGTAAAAACCGCTGGATGCAAGAAAAATTAGCAACAGCAAAAACGCCAGAAGACGCATGGGATTGAAGGAGCTTTTCTTCTTCTGGCTGGCCACGAGACTCGCCGGCCTGAGATCAAACTGTATTCTCATAGCAGATTCCTCACCGCCAGTCCAAAGGCCACCTCAAAGCCGCTGATGTTTCCAGCCGGCGAGGAGGTATGCCATAAACTCCAAACGTCAAGAGGCGTTACACTCACTGAAGCGCCCGTTTCCAGCAGCATGGCCAGGCGGGAATCTCTTCCCACGATTCCGCCCAGGATGAGGTGGTTCGGCTCCAGCCCCCTGTACTGATTTCCCGCAAAAATAATGGTGTTTTGTACGTCCCGGAGAATCGGCATGATTCCCTCGTCGGACTCCCGGGCCTCCCGTGAAGTGAGATCCACCGCCGTGGATCGAAAAAGAATTCCGTTATCCTTATAACCCAGCATAATCTGAGTGCTTTCGGGCTCCACGAACACGACAAAATAGCTGTCCGAACGGGGATCCGGACCTATGGCCGCCCTGAAAAAGGCCACGTTCATGGGTTCCACCGCGGCCAGCGTTATCCCCGCGCGAGAGGCGATTTTGGCGATGTCGGTGATGATCCTCTGCCGGCAGGTCGCCACCAGAATTGTCGATTTTTCCATGGCATCGGGACTGGGGACTTCGACTTCAGCCACATCCGCCGCCGCCTCCAGATAAGGATAAGGAAAATATTTATCGAATTCGAACTGCAGAGCTTCTTTTACATCCTCAGTACTCATTCTGGGATATTCCACCAGACGAAGAATGACGTCTCTTGAGGGAATCCCCAGGACAACGGGGCAGCTGAAGGAGCCGACGGCTGACCGGAGATTTTCCAGCGCCGCGCCCACCGCGTCCAATCCCACCAGAGAATCCTTGACAACAGCCCCCTGCGCCACAGGAACGATTTCCTGTTTGACCACACGCAAAGCGCCTCTCCCGCCGCTCAGTTCAAGATAACGCACAGAATCCCCATGGAGCGCTATCCCCGCATAACTTCCACCTTTAGAGGCGCTTTTCTTTGCGAACATGGAAAATCTGCAGCCCCCCCTCCATCAATATGCCTCGCCGAAACTCCCGCATTTCGAATTAAATTGATTTATTTTAACACACTTGCCGTACAACACAAACATTTAACGCATTTTTCCGCAGGCCAAACAAAAAATTTCCGTTCCTCACCTGGTTCCATAGGAGGAACTTTTCGGGTTACGGAAAAATCCATCTGCTGGACTTCTAAACTATAAACGATTTCATTTACTTTTGTTTTAATCTGTCAACTCTGCACTGCCTGGATAATTATTACATAATTCCTATTTTGTAGCAATATCTTTAACGCAAAAATAATGTAAAAATAATCAAAAATACTCTG
This DNA window, taken from Synergistaceae bacterium, encodes the following:
- the pilO gene encoding type 4a pilus biogenesis protein PilO, with the protein product MNDNKVTILGFLFFLFCVGLMGGIYVLNGQLETLQAEYDDLEQRRVNLEQDTQVLMDQKRVFTKAFDNLKNYKINVASEDMGFYAEVQQAVQKNEINILSTRQQGETKEGRSSISLTLKGDYYSFMRVLSDWRNLPITVRVANLTVTASKTPETRGEIQADVLVEAIVAKTPGRR
- the pilM gene encoding pilus assembly protein PilM, coding for MFAKKSASKGGSYAGIALHGDSVRYLELSGGRGALRVVKQEIVPVAQGAVVKDSLVGLDAVGAALENLRSAVGSFSCPVVLGIPSRDVILRLVEYPRMSTEDVKEALQFEFDKYFPYPYLEAAADVAEVEVPSPDAMEKSTILVATCRQRIITDIAKIASRAGITLAAVEPMNVAFFRAAIGPDPRSDSYFVVFVEPESTQIMLGYKDNGILFRSTAVDLTSREARESDEGIMPILRDVQNTIIFAGNQYRGLEPNHLILGGIVGRDSRLAMLLETGASVSVTPLDVWSLWHTSSPAGNISGFEVAFGLAVRNLL